In a single window of the Diabrotica undecimpunctata isolate CICGRU chromosome 11, icDiaUnde3, whole genome shotgun sequence genome:
- the LOC140452700 gene encoding uncharacterized protein: MANKENMTRELRVLQTNMGTTRLAHDLAETAAVEKNIDVLVTAEPNPIAVRRRGWFVDTTGRAAVRIYNRKLRVYEIKPKEGYVIVRMEGVRLVCCYISPNVTVGEYEMKIDEIMQEVGNTGGEYVVLGDFNAKAADWGSPITDARGRILTDWVSALDLVVLNPGLEPTFVRRGTGTYIDVTMATQEIAAKAVGWKVLPDYTGTEHQYIEFSITGKGTTNTVRASGTSMGRCGDGNDWKGL; encoded by the exons ATGgcaaacaaagaaaacatgacTCGAGAGCTGAGAGTGCTCCAAACTAATATGGGAACGACCAGACTAGCACATGATCTTGCTGAGACTGCCGcagtagaaaagaacatcgaTGTGCTGGTGACGGCGGAACCAAATCCAATAGCGGTGAGAAGAAGAGGATGGTTTGTAGATACGACCGGGAGAGCTGCTGTACGAATCTACAATAGGAAACTGCGAGTGTATGAAATTAAGCCGAAAGAAGGATATGTGATTGTTCGGATGGAGGGGGTGCGACTGGTCTGCTGTTATATTTCTCCAAACGTGACGGTGGGCGAGTACGAGATGAAGATAGACGAGATCATGCAGGAAGTGGGAAACACAGGAGGAGAATACGTAgtgctgggagattttaacgcaaaagcaGCGGACTGGGGATCTCCCATCACCGATGCTCGCGGCAGGATACTAACTGACTGGGTGAGTGCTCTAGACCTAGTGGTTCTGAACCCAGGTCTGGAACCTACGTTTGTTAGGAGAGGTACAGGTACGTACATCGACGTGACCATGGCGACACAAGAAATAGCGGCGAAAGCAGTAGGTTGGAAGGTTTTGCCAGACTACACTGGAACTGAACATCAATACATTGAGTTCTCGATAACTGGAAAGGGGACCACTAACACGGTCCGTGCATCCGGGACGTCGATGGGCAGATGCGGCGATGGgaatgactggaaa GGTTTATAA
- the LOC140452911 gene encoding uncharacterized protein, producing MNMNKIKHKYKFRSRTVKLVNEALSTECHSKPLDQSRSSNGSEYTPTCFSDDLDDSYEMHSISIETTDDSVANKQQTDCDLMYENDAILDDSTPNPIYQELIASSSLDNIEKSADETNSSLIDSVCLKKRRIRRKHNCIYCDIPVLNFARHLERIHSDELEVQKYLSLDKKDPKRKYFIDKIRKEGDFCIGKSVPVFRRNVLSNSDESSTNSNMLPCIHCKGICQIFR from the exons ATGAatatgaacaaaattaaacataaatataagtTTCGTTCACGTACAGTGAAATTAGTGAATGAAGCCTTAAGTACAG AGTGCCATTCTAAGCCTCTCGATCAATCAAGATCATCAAACGGTAGCGAATATACTCCTACCTGTTTCAGTg ATGATTTGGATGACTCATATGAAATGCACTCTATTTCTATTGAAACAACAGATGACAGTGTGGCAAATA aacAACAAACAGATTGTGACTTGATGTATGAAAATGATGCTATTTTAGATGACTCTACCCCTAATCCAATATATCAAGAACTTATAGCATCATCTTCTCTCG ATAATATAGAAAAATCAGCGGATGAAACTAATTCCTCTCTTATTGACAGTGTATGTTTGAAGAAAAGAAGGATACGAAGAAAACACAATTGTATTTACTGCGACATCCCTGTTTTAAATTTTGCTAGACACCTTGAAAGAATTCATAGTGATGAACTTGAGGTTCAAAAATACTTATCTCTTGACAAAAAGGATCCGAAACGAAAATATTTCATTGATAAAATACGAAAGGAGGGAGACTTCTGCATTGGCAAATCCGTACCTGTGTTTcgtagaaatgttttaagtaataGTGA